A single Lolium perenne isolate Kyuss_39 chromosome 6, Kyuss_2.0, whole genome shotgun sequence DNA region contains:
- the LOC127307320 gene encoding probable high-affinity nitrate transporter-activating protein 2.2 yields the protein MARQGMAMALLVVVLAAGCWESANAAAMLSQLKPTLAVTASPTPNQVLHGGEDVITVTWSLNATAGTDAEYKKVKVSLCYAPVSQKGREWRKTHDDLKKDKTCQFKVTEQAYAATGTVEYRVALDIPTATYFVRAYALDASGTQVAYGQTLPGATFDVISITGVTTSIKVAAGVFSTFSIASLAFFFFIEKRKKNN from the exons ATGGCTCGGCAAGGGATGGCCATGGCGTTGCTGGTGGTGGTCCTCGCCGCAGGGTGTTGGGAGTCGGCGAACGCCGCGGCGATGCTCTCGCAGCTGAAACCAACCCTCGCGGTCACCGCCTCCCCCACTCCCAACCAAG TTCTCCACGGCGGCGAGGACGTGATCACCGTGACATGGTCCCTCAACGCGACGGCCGGCACGGACGCGGAATACAAGAAGGTGAAGGTGAGCCTGTGCTACGCGCCGGTGAGCCAGAAGGGGCGCGAGTGGCGCAAGACCCACGACGACCTCAAGAAGGACAAGACCTGCCAGTTCAAGGTCACCGAGCAGGCCTACGCTGCCACCGGCACCGTCGAGTACCGCGTCGCCCTCGACATCCCCACCGCCACCTACTTCGTGCGCGCCTATGCTCTCGACGCCTCCGGCACGCAGGTCGCCTACGGACAGACCTTGCCCGGCGCCACCTTCGACGTCATCAGCATCACCGGCGTCACCACCTCCATCAAGGTCGCTGCCGGCGTCTTCTCCACCTTCTCCATCGCCTcgctcgccttcttcttcttcatcgagaaACGCAAGAAGAACAACTAA